In one Shewanella loihica PV-4 genomic region, the following are encoded:
- a CDS encoding tyrosine-type recombinase/integrase has translation MGRRRKSDNHLPPKVYQRSGSYYFVDKDGKWIKLASSYPEAMVKYAEIVGDVGNLVTVSDLLDRYLREVAPLKAEASYKSNLAQSKFLRAGLGDIRVDELTPRHIYQYMDVRGKKGKTQTNREIAMLSHMLKYAIRWGLIDHNPCRSVMRFKETPRDRYIEDKEYKAFRDFAGPLIAAYMDFKLLTGLRKSDILKLRRDALKEDGIHVLINKTKRKIIISWSDHLRAAVQAIKDLPRPINSIYLFSTRKGQPYTTDGFSSIWQRKMVKAMEKGILTERFTDHDVRAKTGSDAELEHATRLLAHLDAKVTQKHYRRKTAVVRPLM, from the coding sequence ATGGGAAGACGGCGGAAATCGGACAATCATTTACCTCCAAAGGTGTATCAGCGCTCAGGTAGTTATTACTTCGTTGATAAAGATGGTAAGTGGATTAAGTTGGCCTCCAGCTACCCCGAGGCAATGGTTAAGTATGCAGAAATTGTTGGCGATGTTGGAAATCTGGTTACCGTTAGTGATCTGCTGGATCGCTACCTGCGGGAAGTGGCTCCGCTGAAGGCCGAGGCTAGCTACAAAAGTAATCTGGCGCAGTCAAAATTTTTGCGAGCAGGTCTGGGAGATATTCGGGTGGATGAGCTGACGCCACGGCACATCTACCAATATATGGATGTGCGAGGAAAAAAGGGGAAAACACAGACAAATCGTGAGATTGCAATGTTGTCCCACATGCTCAAATATGCCATTCGCTGGGGATTGATCGATCACAATCCCTGTCGCAGTGTTATGCGCTTTAAAGAGACACCCAGAGATCGCTATATTGAGGATAAAGAATATAAAGCATTCAGAGATTTTGCAGGCCCCCTAATTGCCGCGTATATGGATTTTAAGCTTCTAACGGGGCTCAGAAAGTCGGACATTTTGAAGTTAAGGCGAGATGCACTGAAAGAGGACGGGATTCATGTTTTGATCAACAAGACGAAGCGGAAAATCATTATCTCTTGGTCAGATCACCTTCGGGCCGCAGTGCAGGCGATTAAAGATTTGCCTCGCCCGATTAACAGTATTTATTTGTTTTCAACGCGAAAGGGCCAGCCTTACACGACTGATGGGTTTTCATCCATCTGGCAGCGAAAGATGGTCAAAGCGATGGAAAAAGGTATATTAACGGAACGGTTCACCGATCACGATGTGAGAGCTAAGACAGGAAGCGATGCGGAGTTAGAGCATGCTACCAGGTTGCTGGCTCATCTCGATGCGAAGGTGACCCAGAAACACTACAGAAGAAAGACAGCAGTAGTGCGTCCTTTGATGTAG
- the rpoD gene encoding RNA polymerase sigma factor RpoD, with protein sequence MEQTPQSQLKLLLAKGKEQGYLTYAEVNDHLPADMVDSDQIEDIIQMINDMGIRVYEQAPDADEIMMSEDSTDEDAAEEAAAALATVEAELGRTTDPVRMYMREMGTVELLTREGEIVIAKRIEEGINTVQASVAEYPQAIAMILEQYDRYEAEEVRLSDIISGFVDPNAEDMAPTATHIGSELSDDDLDDEDDEGDDEDDDGDEEDSPKGPDPEEARERFTQLREAHEKALKVIELKGREHPEATAALFDIGEIFKEFRLVPKQFDRLVKNMREMMDKVRIQERLIMKLCVEQAKMPKKNFVKVYTSNESSIEWFNEEIAAKKPYAEGLEMVAEDVQRCRAKLDAIENETGLAIAAIKDINRRMSIGEAKARRAKKEMVEANLRLVISIAKKYTNRGLQFLDLIQEGNIGLMKAVDKFEYRRGYKFSTYATWWIRQAITRSIADQARTIRIPVHMIETINKLNRISRQMLQEMGREPSPEELAERMLMPEDKIRKVLKIAKEPISMETPIGDDEDSHLGDFIEDTTLELPLDSATGESLKNATHEVLAGLTAREAKVLRMRFGIDMNTDHTLEEVGKQFDVTRERIRQIEAKALRKLRHPSRSEILKSFLDE encoded by the coding sequence ATGGAGCAAACTCCGCAGTCGCAACTTAAATTGTTGCTTGCCAAAGGTAAAGAGCAAGGTTATTTAACCTATGCAGAAGTGAACGATCACTTGCCTGCAGATATGGTCGACTCAGACCAGATCGAAGATATTATCCAGATGATTAATGACATGGGTATTCGCGTCTATGAGCAGGCGCCGGATGCCGATGAGATCATGATGTCTGAAGACAGCACCGATGAAGATGCTGCCGAAGAAGCTGCCGCGGCTCTGGCTACGGTTGAAGCTGAACTGGGTCGTACCACAGATCCCGTGCGTATGTACATGCGCGAGATGGGTACGGTAGAACTTCTGACCCGCGAAGGCGAAATCGTAATCGCCAAGCGTATCGAAGAAGGTATCAACACGGTTCAGGCGTCTGTAGCCGAATATCCTCAAGCGATCGCCATGATCCTTGAGCAGTACGACCGCTACGAAGCTGAAGAAGTCAGACTATCAGACATTATCTCTGGATTTGTTGACCCTAATGCCGAAGACATGGCGCCGACGGCGACCCATATCGGCTCAGAATTGTCGGACGACGATCTCGACGACGAAGATGACGAGGGCGATGACGAGGACGATGACGGCGATGAAGAAGATTCGCCAAAAGGCCCGGATCCGGAAGAAGCGCGCGAGCGTTTCACCCAGCTGCGTGAAGCACACGAAAAAGCCTTAAAAGTGATTGAACTTAAAGGTCGTGAACACCCAGAAGCGACTGCCGCCCTGTTCGACATTGGCGAGATCTTCAAAGAGTTCCGTCTGGTACCTAAGCAGTTCGACCGCCTGGTGAAGAACATGCGCGAAATGATGGACAAGGTGCGTATTCAAGAGCGCCTCATCATGAAGCTGTGTGTCGAGCAGGCCAAGATGCCGAAGAAGAACTTCGTTAAGGTCTACACCTCTAACGAGAGCAGCATCGAATGGTTCAACGAAGAGATTGCCGCCAAGAAGCCCTATGCCGAAGGGCTGGAGATGGTTGCCGAAGACGTTCAACGTTGCCGCGCCAAGCTCGATGCCATCGAGAATGAAACCGGCCTGGCCATTGCCGCCATCAAGGATATCAACCGTCGCATGTCTATCGGTGAAGCCAAGGCTCGCCGCGCTAAGAAAGAAATGGTTGAGGCTAACCTGCGTCTGGTAATTTCTATCGCGAAGAAATACACCAACCGTGGCCTACAGTTCCTGGATCTGATCCAGGAAGGTAACATCGGCCTGATGAAGGCGGTAGACAAGTTTGAATACCGTCGTGGTTACAAGTTCTCGACCTATGCAACCTGGTGGATCCGTCAGGCGATCACGCGTTCGATTGCCGACCAGGCACGTACCATTCGTATCCCGGTTCATATGATTGAGACCATCAACAAGCTCAACCGTATCAGCCGTCAGATGCTACAAGAGATGGGACGCGAGCCGTCACCTGAAGAGCTGGCCGAGCGCATGTTGATGCCGGAAGATAAGATCCGCAAGGTACTCAAGATCGCCAAAGAGCCTATCTCAATGGAAACCCCTATCGGCGATGATGAAGATTCGCATTTAGGTGATTTCATCGAGGATACTACCCTCGAGTTGCCACTGGACAGCGCCACCGGTGAGAGCCTGAAGAACGCCACCCACGAAGTGCTCGCCGGCCTGACCGCCCGTGAAGCCAAGGTTCTGCGCATGCGTTTCGGTATCGATATGAACACCGACCACACCCTAGAAGAAGTGGGCAAGCAGTTTGACGTGACCCGTGAGCGTATTCGTCAGATCGAGGCCAAGGCACTGCGTAAGCTGCGTCACCCGTCTCGCTCAGAGATCTTGAAATCCTTCCTGGATGAATAG
- the dnaG gene encoding DNA primase, with protein MAIPREFINELVARTDIVDLIDAKVPLKKAGKNHSACCPFHSEKSPSFTVSRDKQFYHCFGCGAHGNAIDFVMEYDRLDFVDAIEELAGRLGLEVPREQGTGKRRDEGLSRDLYQLMEEASRYFQSQLKQHTDKQKVLDYLAHRGLSDEVIEHFNIGFAPDGWDGLLGRYRQNQDAQDKLLTAGMVIENDSGKRYDRFRDRLMFPIRDRRGRVIGFGGRVLGDGTPKYLNSPETPIFHKGYELYGLYELKQRHRDPSQILIVEGYMDVVALTQFGVDYAVASLGTSTTADQFQLLLRSAKEVICCYDGDKAGTEAAWRALETALPLLKPGDQVKFMFLPQGEDPDSLVRQIGKPAFEQLIAEAKLLPEFLFDTLASRYGTDKGTLAKQAMSLIEKVQDTVLQSLLLENLAYKLGMNSAEELQRKLGFKRIDANKPLQNKALKGRGTPLRLAIALLVQHPHLGNNLPVQPALKHIKMAGIDLLSLLLDRTRAEKVNSAQLLEQFRGDDQLDTLKKLAQWEHQVADENLQQEFKKALIWLNNQYIEQRYQELSLKQHHTKEERMQLKKLIAVIQGQA; from the coding sequence ATGGCGATACCTCGTGAGTTTATCAATGAGCTTGTAGCTCGCACCGATATAGTCGATCTCATCGACGCCAAGGTCCCCCTGAAAAAGGCGGGCAAAAATCATTCTGCCTGTTGCCCCTTCCATAGCGAAAAGTCACCCTCTTTTACCGTCAGCAGAGACAAACAGTTTTATCACTGCTTCGGCTGTGGCGCCCATGGCAATGCCATCGATTTCGTCATGGAATATGACAGGCTCGACTTTGTCGATGCCATCGAGGAACTCGCCGGCCGTTTAGGCCTTGAAGTCCCCAGAGAGCAAGGTACAGGCAAACGCCGCGACGAAGGCTTAAGCCGCGACCTCTACCAGCTGATGGAAGAGGCCAGCCGCTACTTTCAAAGCCAACTGAAACAGCACACAGACAAGCAGAAGGTGCTCGACTACCTCGCCCACCGAGGCCTCTCCGATGAGGTGATCGAGCACTTCAACATCGGCTTCGCTCCCGATGGTTGGGATGGCCTTTTAGGGCGTTACCGGCAAAACCAGGATGCCCAGGACAAGCTACTCACCGCAGGTATGGTGATTGAGAACGACAGCGGCAAGCGTTACGACAGGTTCCGTGACCGCCTCATGTTCCCCATTCGCGATCGCCGCGGCCGAGTAATTGGCTTTGGCGGCCGAGTCTTAGGTGACGGCACGCCGAAATACTTGAATTCGCCGGAAACGCCCATATTTCATAAGGGCTATGAACTCTATGGCCTGTATGAACTCAAACAGAGACACAGGGATCCCAGTCAGATCCTGATTGTCGAAGGCTATATGGACGTGGTGGCCCTGACACAATTTGGCGTCGACTATGCGGTTGCCTCTCTGGGCACCTCGACCACGGCGGATCAATTTCAGTTGTTGCTGCGCAGCGCCAAAGAGGTGATCTGTTGTTACGACGGCGACAAGGCAGGTACCGAGGCGGCCTGGCGGGCACTTGAAACCGCCCTGCCGCTGCTCAAGCCCGGCGACCAAGTAAAATTTATGTTCTTGCCCCAGGGGGAAGATCCCGACTCGCTGGTGCGTCAGATAGGCAAACCGGCCTTCGAGCAGCTGATTGCCGAGGCCAAGTTACTACCGGAATTTCTGTTCGATACCTTAGCCAGCCGCTATGGCACGGACAAGGGCACCCTGGCCAAACAGGCCATGAGCCTGATAGAGAAAGTACAAGACACAGTTCTGCAGAGCCTTTTGCTTGAGAATCTCGCCTATAAGCTCGGCATGAACAGTGCAGAAGAATTGCAGCGTAAGCTCGGCTTTAAACGCATTGATGCAAATAAGCCCCTGCAAAACAAAGCGCTTAAGGGACGCGGTACCCCACTGCGACTAGCCATCGCCCTGCTGGTACAGCATCCGCACCTAGGCAATAACCTGCCTGTGCAGCCTGCGCTAAAACATATCAAGATGGCTGGCATAGATTTGCTCAGCCTCTTACTCGACAGAACTCGCGCCGAGAAGGTCAACAGCGCACAACTACTTGAACAGTTCAGGGGTGACGATCAGCTAGACACCCTGAAGAAATTAGCCCAATGGGAGCATCAAGTGGCGGATGAAAACCTTCAGCAAGAGTTCAAAAAAGCCCTGATTTGGTTGAACAATCAATATATTGAACAACGTTATCAGGAATTGAGCTTAAAACAGCACCATACTAAAGAAGAGCGGATGCAACTTAAAAAGCTCATCGCAGTAATCCAAGGGCAAGCTTAG
- a CDS encoding GatB/YqeY domain-containing protein, with protein sequence MSLVDQLKDQMKEAMRAKDKVRLGTIRMALAAIKQIEVDNRETLNDDQAIAVLTKMVKQRRDSIAQYEAAGRDELAQAEAGEIRVLETFLPKPLSEEEVAELVDATIQEVGASSMADMGKVMGALKPKVQGRADMASIGALIKAKLK encoded by the coding sequence ATGAGCCTAGTTGATCAGCTAAAAGACCAGATGAAAGAAGCCATGCGCGCCAAAGATAAGGTGCGTCTAGGTACGATTCGTATGGCGCTGGCTGCCATCAAACAGATCGAAGTGGATAACCGCGAGACGCTGAATGATGATCAAGCCATAGCTGTCTTAACCAAAATGGTTAAACAACGTCGCGACTCTATCGCTCAATATGAAGCGGCAGGTCGTGACGAACTAGCCCAAGCAGAAGCCGGAGAGATTCGAGTCCTCGAGACTTTCCTGCCTAAGCCTCTTTCTGAAGAAGAGGTTGCCGAGCTAGTCGATGCCACTATCCAAGAGGTAGGCGCATCATCCATGGCGGATATGGGCAAAGTAATGGGAGCATTGAAACCTAAGGTACAAGGGCGAGCCGACATGGCGTCAATTGGCGCTCTGATCAAGGCAAAACTCAAGTAA
- the rpsU gene encoding 30S ribosomal protein S21: MPIIKVRENEPFDVALRRFKRSCEKAGILADVRAREFYEKPTTARKRAKAAAVKRLAKKLSRENARRVRLY, from the coding sequence ATGCCAATTATTAAAGTACGTGAGAATGAACCATTTGACGTAGCTCTACGTCGTTTCAAGCGCTCTTGTGAAAAAGCTGGTATCCTAGCCGACGTTCGTGCTCGTGAATTCTACGAGAAGCCAACTACTGCACGTAAGCGCGCTAAAGCTGCTGCAGTTAAGCGTCTTGCTAAGAAGCTTTCTCGCGAAAACGCGCGTCGCGTACGTTTATACTAA
- the tsaD gene encoding tRNA (adenosine(37)-N6)-threonylcarbamoyltransferase complex transferase subunit TsaD: MRVLGIETSCDETGIAVYDDEKGLLSHALYSQVKLHADYGGVVPELASRDHVRKIIPLIRQALKEANCTQDDIDAIAYTKGPGLVGALLVGACVGRSLAFAWGKPAVGVHHMEGHLLAPMLEEDVPEFPFLALLVSGGHSMMVAVEGIGRYQVLGESVDDAAGEAFDKTAKLMGLDYPGGPRLAKLAAQGEPNCYRFPRPMTDRPGLDFSFSGLKTFAANTIADEPDDEQTRANIARAFEEAVVDTLAIKCKRALKQTGYNRLVIAGGVSANSRLRESLAEMMQGLGGRVYYPRGEFCTDNGAMIAYAGMQRLKADQLEPLAVKGMPRWPLDSLPPV; encoded by the coding sequence ATGCGAGTTTTAGGTATAGAGACATCTTGTGATGAGACAGGTATCGCCGTCTATGATGACGAAAAAGGCCTGTTATCTCATGCGCTTTACAGTCAAGTTAAACTACACGCCGATTACGGCGGGGTAGTGCCTGAGCTCGCATCGCGCGACCATGTGCGCAAGATCATCCCGCTGATAAGGCAAGCCCTGAAAGAGGCTAACTGCACTCAAGATGATATCGATGCCATCGCCTATACCAAGGGCCCAGGTCTGGTGGGCGCCCTGTTGGTGGGGGCCTGCGTCGGCCGCTCGCTGGCCTTTGCCTGGGGCAAGCCCGCGGTGGGCGTGCATCATATGGAAGGTCATCTGCTGGCGCCTATGCTCGAAGAGGATGTGCCGGAATTTCCATTTCTGGCGCTGCTGGTCTCAGGCGGTCACTCTATGATGGTGGCGGTCGAGGGTATAGGTCGCTATCAGGTGCTGGGTGAATCTGTGGATGACGCCGCCGGTGAAGCCTTCGATAAGACGGCTAAGCTGATGGGGCTGGATTATCCTGGTGGACCGAGACTCGCTAAGCTGGCCGCCCAGGGCGAGCCTAACTGCTACCGTTTTCCACGCCCGATGACAGACCGTCCCGGGCTGGACTTTAGCTTCTCTGGCCTTAAGACCTTTGCCGCCAATACCATCGCCGATGAGCCCGATGATGAGCAGACCCGCGCCAATATCGCTCGCGCCTTCGAAGAAGCCGTGGTCGACACCCTGGCCATCAAGTGTAAACGCGCCCTGAAACAGACTGGCTATAACCGTCTGGTGATCGCCGGTGGCGTGAGCGCTAACAGCCGTCTGCGCGAGAGCCTGGCGGAGATGATGCAGGGGCTCGGTGGTAGGGTCTACTACCCCAGAGGCGAATTTTGTACCGATAACGGCGCGATGATCGCCTATGCCGGCATGCAGCGACTCAAGGCCGACCAGCTAGAGCCGCTCGCGGTGAAGGGGATGCCCCGCTGGCCGCTGGACTCGCTACCACCGGTCTAA
- the plsY gene encoding glycerol-3-phosphate 1-O-acyltransferase PlsY has protein sequence MSLTLLTLAMILTAYLAGSISSAVLVCRLRGLPDPRSQGSGNPGATNVLRIGGASAAAMVLLFDMLKGAVPAYVAFRLGVDAVSLGVIAIAACLGHIFPIFFKFKGGKGVATAFGAMAPIGADLSLALIATWVIVVLICRYSSLAAIVTALLAPAYTWYFDERFTVPVAMLSLLIIIRHKENIHRLLKGEESKVSRKKRTDGN, from the coding sequence TTGAGCTTAACGCTGCTGACTCTAGCGATGATATTGACCGCCTACCTGGCAGGCTCGATATCCAGTGCCGTGCTAGTTTGTCGACTCAGAGGGTTACCCGATCCTCGTAGCCAAGGCTCAGGCAATCCAGGCGCAACCAATGTGCTGCGTATCGGTGGCGCCAGCGCCGCCGCCATGGTGTTGCTGTTCGATATGCTCAAGGGCGCGGTGCCCGCCTATGTCGCTTTCCGTCTCGGCGTCGATGCCGTCTCCCTCGGGGTGATCGCCATCGCCGCCTGTCTGGGGCATATCTTCCCCATCTTCTTTAAGTTTAAGGGCGGCAAGGGCGTTGCGACCGCCTTCGGCGCCATGGCGCCCATAGGTGCCGATCTGTCTCTGGCACTGATCGCCACCTGGGTCATAGTGGTACTGATCTGCCGCTACTCATCACTGGCCGCCATAGTCACCGCCCTGCTGGCCCCCGCCTATACCTGGTATTTCGACGAGCGCTTTACCGTGCCCGTGGCCATGCTCTCCTTGCTGATCATCATACGCCACAAGGAAAACATTCATCGCCTACTCAAGGGCGAAGAGTCAAAGGTATCACGCAAGAAGCGCACCGACGGCAACTAA
- the folB gene encoding dihydroneopterin aldolase translates to MDKVLISQLKVETVIGIYEWEKQIHQNLLIDLEMAWDNSLAAANDDYQHALCYETVSNRLTALITEKPIELIETVAQICADCVMDEFDVPWVKVRVMKPGAVPSAQAVGVEIERGHL, encoded by the coding sequence ATGGACAAGGTACTTATTTCACAGCTTAAAGTCGAAACCGTGATCGGTATTTACGAGTGGGAAAAGCAGATCCATCAAAACCTGCTGATCGACCTCGAGATGGCCTGGGACAACAGTCTGGCGGCCGCCAACGACGACTATCAACATGCCCTGTGTTACGAGACCGTCTCAAATCGGCTCACGGCCCTGATCACCGAGAAGCCGATAGAACTAATCGAGACGGTAGCGCAGATCTGCGCCGACTGCGTCATGGATGAGTTTGACGTGCCTTGGGTGAAGGTGAGGGTGATGAAGCCCGGCGCCGTGCCCAGCGCGCAGGCCGTGGGTGTCGAGATAGAGCGAGGTCATCTGTAA
- the folK gene encoding 2-amino-4-hydroxy-6-hydroxymethyldihydropteridine diphosphokinase, which produces MARIFISIGSNIHPEGYFNAALKALSTHFDNLCLSSVFESEAVGFDGSNFLNMVVAADTQLGIAEVVALFKQIESDNGRLPGAKKFSPRTLDLDLLLYDDLVTETPIVLPRAEITTNAFVLWPLAEIAPERVHPVAQLSYQTLWDNYDKSQQKLWPVEFQWSY; this is translated from the coding sequence ATGGCACGCATCTTCATCAGCATTGGCAGTAATATTCACCCTGAGGGCTACTTTAACGCCGCCCTCAAGGCCTTAAGCACTCACTTCGATAACCTATGCCTCTCCAGCGTCTTTGAGAGCGAGGCGGTCGGTTTCGATGGCAGCAATTTTCTCAACATGGTGGTCGCCGCCGATACCCAGCTTGGTATCGCCGAGGTGGTGGCGCTGTTTAAACAGATAGAGTCGGATAATGGCAGGCTGCCGGGGGCGAAGAAGTTTAGCCCTCGCACCCTAGATCTCGACCTGCTGCTCTATGACGACTTGGTGACCGAGACGCCCATAGTGCTGCCGCGCGCCGAGATCACCACCAACGCCTTCGTGCTCTGGCCGCTGGCGGAGATCGCCCCCGAGCGGGTCCATCCCGTGGCGCAGCTTTCTTATCAGACCCTATGGGACAATTATGATAAGTCGCAGCAGAAGCTGTGGCCTGTCGAATTTCAATGGTCTTATTAA
- a CDS encoding undecaprenyl-diphosphate phosphatase, which produces MDIFQVIVLALIQGLTEFLPISSSAHLILPAQLLGWQDQGLTFDVAVNTGSLLAVVIYFRRELFSMFTAWTSSLVTRQQTQESKLAWWIILATIPAVIFGFTAKDFISTHLRNIEVIATTTIVFGLLLWWADKLNREGFSEFQVGWKKALLIGFAQAMALIPGTSRSGATITAALALGLSREAAARFSFLMSVPVSLGAAILVVKDLLSSQEAIDYQALVLGTALSFVAAYLCIHYFLKIISRMGMTPFVIYRLALGAILCVVIFA; this is translated from the coding sequence ATGGATATTTTTCAGGTAATAGTCTTGGCCCTTATCCAAGGCCTGACTGAGTTTTTACCTATTTCTAGCTCTGCCCACCTCATCTTACCCGCCCAGCTGCTTGGCTGGCAGGACCAGGGGCTGACCTTCGACGTGGCGGTGAATACCGGATCCTTATTGGCCGTGGTGATCTATTTTCGCCGTGAGCTCTTCTCCATGTTTACCGCTTGGACCAGCAGTCTGGTGACGCGTCAGCAGACTCAGGAGAGCAAGCTGGCCTGGTGGATCATTCTGGCAACCATTCCTGCGGTGATCTTTGGCTTTACCGCCAAAGACTTCATCTCGACTCATCTGAGAAACATCGAGGTGATCGCGACAACGACTATCGTCTTCGGCCTGCTGCTGTGGTGGGCGGATAAGTTAAACCGAGAAGGTTTTAGCGAGTTTCAGGTGGGCTGGAAGAAGGCGCTACTTATTGGCTTCGCTCAAGCGATGGCGCTTATCCCAGGTACCTCACGCTCAGGTGCAACCATTACCGCGGCCTTAGCTCTGGGCCTAAGCCGTGAGGCGGCGGCGCGCTTCTCGTTTCTCATGTCTGTGCCCGTCAGCCTGGGCGCGGCCATCTTGGTGGTGAAAGATCTGCTCTCCAGTCAGGAGGCGATCGATTATCAGGCGCTGGTCTTGGGTACGGCGCTGTCATTTGTGGCCGCCTATCTCTGCATCCACTACTTCCTGAAGATCATCAGCCGCATGGGGATGACGCCTTTCGTTATCTATCGTCTCGCCTTAGGGGCTATCCTGTGTGTAGTGATTTTTGCCTGA
- a CDS encoding putative RNA methyltransferase — MNSHYLCPLCQAPLMVHQGSQGLHCANKHHFDKGPQGYWVFSQPKKPHIDSRQLMRAKHFLLESGIFAPVVEAIQRQLTERLPSDATLSHLDVDSGEGYYLRALAGVFNALGQAVEQTGVAEAENALFVAAKAQPEANLVQSQLKVLPFADDSFDLVSLFDKPLKGKEPLRVLKPGGTFIWLSPGPRHLWQIREFIYPNLTEKGGEPQQPKGVTLVASEHITYSLALSGEQALTLLEMTPFAWRANDKIKRQITQQEFAALEIDLYLTLATKDA, encoded by the coding sequence ATGAATAGTCATTATTTGTGTCCCCTCTGCCAAGCGCCGCTGATGGTGCATCAAGGCAGCCAGGGGCTACACTGCGCCAACAAGCACCATTTCGACAAGGGGCCGCAGGGGTACTGGGTGTTCAGTCAGCCCAAGAAGCCCCATATCGATTCGCGGCAGTTGATGCGTGCCAAACACTTTCTGTTGGAATCGGGTATCTTCGCCCCCGTGGTCGAGGCCATTCAGCGTCAGCTAACTGAGCGATTGCCGAGTGATGCCACGTTGTCGCATCTGGATGTCGACAGCGGCGAGGGTTATTACCTGCGGGCGCTGGCTGGTGTGTTTAACGCGCTTGGCCAAGCCGTTGAACAGACAGGTGTCGCCGAGGCGGAGAACGCCCTGTTTGTGGCGGCAAAGGCGCAGCCTGAGGCCAATCTGGTTCAGAGCCAGCTCAAGGTGTTACCCTTCGCCGATGACAGCTTCGATCTGGTGAGCCTGTTCGATAAGCCGCTCAAAGGCAAGGAGCCGCTGCGGGTGCTTAAACCCGGCGGCACCTTTATCTGGTTATCGCCGGGCCCGCGTCACCTGTGGCAGATTAGAGAATTTATCTATCCTAACTTAACCGAGAAAGGCGGTGAGCCGCAGCAGCCTAAAGGTGTCACCCTGGTGGCGAGCGAGCACATTACTTATTCCCTGGCGCTCAGCGGCGAGCAGGCGCTGACGTTGCTGGAGATGACCCCCTTTGCCTGGCGGGCCAACGATAAGATAAAGCGGCAGATCACTCAGCAGGAGTTTGCGGCGCTGGAGATAGATCTCTATCTCACCCTGGCGACGAAAGATGCTTAG
- a CDS encoding L,D-transpeptidase family protein: MMRKLLLLILSLAPLQLLANVYSLPANGGRLIGELQTHVVEKGDYFKTIADKYNIGILELMETNPGVDPFLPTPGTQLVIPTQMLLPDVPRKGIVINLPELRLYYFPKNGREVHVFPVGIGRIGRETPEMTTKIKARIPNPSWTPPASLRAEHLRERGEVLPPVVPAGPDNPLGKYAMQLSYGDGSYLIHGTNKDFGIGMRVSAGCIRLNPDDIEWLFHQAKYGDSVRVINQTVKIATEPDGRQIIEVHSPLSKTEDQPREKVISLSSKVVKFISQESVDNTKANDALLTQNGIPMVISHPPLTAAQDLEITP; encoded by the coding sequence ATGATGCGTAAATTGCTGTTGCTCATCTTGAGTCTCGCACCACTGCAGTTACTTGCTAATGTCTATTCCCTGCCGGCCAATGGCGGCCGCCTCATCGGTGAGCTGCAGACCCATGTGGTCGAGAAGGGCGACTACTTCAAAACCATCGCCGATAAATACAATATCGGTATCTTGGAGTTGATGGAAACCAATCCTGGGGTGGATCCTTTCCTGCCGACTCCGGGCACCCAGTTAGTGATCCCCACCCAGATGTTGCTGCCGGATGTGCCGCGCAAGGGCATAGTGATCAACCTGCCGGAGCTGCGTCTCTACTATTTCCCTAAGAATGGCCGCGAGGTGCATGTCTTCCCCGTGGGCATTGGCCGTATCGGCCGTGAAACCCCAGAGATGACCACCAAGATTAAGGCGCGTATCCCTAATCCGAGCTGGACACCGCCGGCGAGCCTGCGCGCCGAGCACCTGCGTGAGCGCGGCGAGGTGTTGCCGCCCGTGGTGCCTGCTGGCCCGGATAACCCACTGGGTAAATACGCCATGCAGCTCTCCTATGGCGATGGCAGCTACCTGATCCACGGCACCAACAAGGATTTCGGTATCGGCATGCGCGTCAGCGCCGGCTGTATCAGACTCAACCCAGATGATATAGAGTGGTTGTTCCATCAGGCCAAATATGGCGACAGCGTGCGGGTGATCAACCAAACGGTAAAGATTGCTACCGAGCCCGATGGCCGTCAGATCATCGAGGTGCATTCGCCCCTGTCAAAGACGGAAGATCAGCCCCGTGAGAAGGTGATCAGCCTGAGCAGCAAGGTGGTGAAATTTATCAGCCAGGAAAGCGTCGACAACACCAAGGCAAACGATGCCCTGCTGACCCAGAACGGCATCCCTATGGTGATCTCACATCCACCGCTAACGGCGGCTCAGGATTTAGAGATCACTCCCTAG